One genomic segment of Arachis duranensis cultivar V14167 chromosome 4, aradu.V14167.gnm2.J7QH, whole genome shotgun sequence includes these proteins:
- the LOC107486079 gene encoding LOW QUALITY PROTEIN: V-type proton ATPase subunit B2-like (The sequence of the model RefSeq protein was modified relative to this genomic sequence to represent the inferred CDS: substituted 3 bases at 3 genomic stop codons) produces MGVAQNIPDMEEEGTLEIGMEYRTVSGVAGPLVILDKVKGPKFQEIVNIRLGDGTSRRGQVLEVDGEKAVVQVFEGTSGIDNKFTTVQFTGEVLKTPVSLDMLGRIFNGSGKPIDNGPPILPEAYLDISGSSINPSERTYPEEMIQTGISTIDVMNSIARGQKIPLFSAAGLPHNEIAAQICRQAGLVKRLEKSDNLLEGGEDDNFAIVFAAMGVNMETAQFFKRDFEENGSXXFXKKLLCFFHANDPTIERIITPRIALTTAEYLAYECGKHVLVILTDMSSYADALREVSAAREEVPGRRGYPGYMYTDLATIYERAGRIEGRKGSITQIPILTMPNDDITHPTPDLTGYITEGQIYIDRQLHNRQIYPPINVLPSLSRLMKSAIGEGMTRKDHSDVSNQLYANYAIGKDVQAMKAVVGEEALSSEDLLYLEFLDKFERKFVTQGAYDTRNIFQSLDLAWTLLRIFPRELLHRIPAKTLDQFYSRDSGN; encoded by the exons ATGGGTGTGGCTCAAAACATTCCTGACATGGAGGAGGAGGGAACATTGGAGATTGGAATGG AATACAGAACTGTGTCTGGTGTTGCTGGACCGTTGGTTATTCTTGATAAAGTTAAG GGACCAAAATTTCAAGAGATTGTTAATATTCGGTTAGGGGATGGAACTTCTCGGCGTGGACAAGTTCTAGAAGTTGATGGTGAGAAAGCTGTTGTTCAG GTCTTCGAAGGTACCTCTGGGATTGACAATAAGTTTACAACTGTGCAATTTACTGGAGAG GTATTGAAAACTCCTGTTTCGCTCGACATGCTTGGCCGCATATTTAATGGCTCGGGAAAACCCATTGATAATGGTCCACCCATATTACCAGAGGCTTACTTGGACATATCAG GAAGTTCCATCAATCCTAGTGAGAGAACCTATCCAGAGGAGATGATACAAACCGGAATTTCTACAATTGATGTCATGAATTCTATTGCTAGAGGTCAAAAGATCCCGCTATTCTCAGCTGCTGGTCTCCCCCATAATGAAATTGCTGCACAGATATGTCGTCAGGCTGGCTTAGTCAAGCGATTAGAGAAATCTGATAATCTTCTTGAG GGTGGAGAAGACGACAATTTTGCCATTGTGTTTGCTGCTATGGGAGTTAACATGGAGACTGCACAGTTTTTCAAACGTGACTTTGAAGAGAATGGCTCATAGTAATTCTGAAAAAAGTTATTGTGCTTTTTTCAT GCCAATGATCCTACAATTGAGCGTATCATCACCCCTCGTATTGCTCTTACTACTGCTGAATATCTGGCTTATGAATGTGGCAAGCATGTTCTTGTGATACTCACAGATATGAGTTCATATGCCGATGCTCTTCGTGAG GTATCTGCTGCCCGAGAAGAAGTGCCAGGACGACGTGGCTATCCCGGTTACATGTACACAGATCTTGCAACAATATACGAACGTGCTGGAAGAATCGAGGGGCGAAAAGGCTCTATTACTCAGATTCCTATTCTAACTATGCCAAATGATG ATATCACGCATCCAACTCCCGATCTTACAGGATATATTACCGAGGGACAGATATATATTGACAGACAGCTGCATAACAGGCAG ATATATCCACCAATCAATGTTCTTCCATCACTGTCTCGATTGATGAAG AGTGCCATCGGCGAGGGAATGACTCGAAAGGATCATTCTGATGTATCCAACCAG CTCTATGCAAATTATGCCATAGGAAAGGATGTTCAGGCAATGAAAGCTGTGGTTGGAGAAGAAGCACTTTCATCTGAGGACTTG CTATATCTGGAATTTCTGGACAAATTCGAGCGAAAGTTTGTGACGCAAGGAGCTTATGACACCCGCAACATCTTCCAGTCACTAGATCTTGCGTGGACCTTGCTTCGGATCTTTCCCCGGGAGCTTCTTCACCGTATACCGGCCAAGACCCTCGACCAGTTCTACAGCCGAGATTCCGGTAACTGA
- the LOC107486078 gene encoding probable protein phosphatase 2C 60, translating into MLSELMNFLRACFRPGSDRYGHGGSDAGGKQDGLLWYKDSGQHLHGEFSMAVVQANNLLEDQSYIRSGCLSTNESGPFGTFVGVYDGHGGPETSRFINDHLVHHLKRFSAEQQSMSVDVIRKSFQATEEGFTSLVATQWSMKPQIAAVGSCCLVGVICNGSLYVANVGDSRAVMGRAVKATGEVLAVQLSAEHNASIESVRQELKSMHPDDSQIVVLKHNVWRVKGLIQVSRSIGDVYLKKAEFNREPLYAKFRLREPIKKPILSSEPSISVHQLQPQDQFVIFASDGLWEHFSNQEAVDIVQHNPRNGIARRLVKIALQEAAKKREMRYSDLKKIDRGVRRHFHDDITVIVVFIDSTFVSRATCVKFPCISLRGGGVSLPSNTLAPCTTPTEAGAT; encoded by the exons ATGTTATCAGAGTTGATGAACTTTTTGAGGGCCTGCTTTCGGCCAGGTTCGGATAGGTATGGACATGGTGGTTCGGATGCTGGAGGAAAGCAGGATGGACTATTGTGGTACAAAGACTCCGGGCAGCATTTGCATGGCGAGTTTTCGATGGCTGTTGTCCAAGCCAACAACTTGCTGGAGGATCAGAGCTATATCAGATCAGGATGTTTAAGCACAAATGAGTCTGGCCCTTTTGGCACCTTTGTTGGTGTCTATGATGGCCATGGAGGGCCAGAGACGTCGCGGTTTATCAATGACCATCTAGTTCACCATCTTAAGA GGTTTAGTGCAGAGCAACAATCAATGTCAGTGGATGTTATTCGCAAATCGTTCCAAGCAACAGAagaaggatttacatccctggtTGCCACACAATGGTCGATGAAACCACAAATTGCAGCTGTAGGATCATGCTGTCTTGTTGGTGTTATATGCAATGGAAGCCTTTATGTGGCGAATGTTGGTGATTCGCGGGCTGTTATGGGAAGAGCAGTTAAGGCAACTGGGGAAGTTTTGGCTGTCCAGTTGTCTGCAGAACACAATGCATCGATAGAATCcgtaagacaggagctgaaatCTATGCACCCTGATGATTCACAGATTGTTGTTCTGAAGCATAATGTGTGGCGTGTGAAGGGCCTTATCCAA GTTTCTCGATCTATTGGCGATGTATATCTTAAAAAGGCCGAGTTCAACCGAGAGCCTCTATATGCAAAGTTTCGCCTTCGCGAACCAATAAAGAAGCCTATATTGAGCTCAGAACCATCTATATCAGTGCACCAGTTGCAGCCACAAGATCAGTTTGTTATATTCGCATCCGATGGACTTTGGGAACACTTTAGTAATCAAGAGGCAGTGGATATAGTTCAACATAATCCCCGCAAT ggaATTGCAAGGAGGCTGGTTAAAATTGCCCTGCAAGAAGCagcaaagaaaagagaaatgaGATATTCAGACCTTAAGAAAATCGACCGAGGGGTTCGTCGCCATTTCCACGACGATATCACTGTGATTGTTGTGTTCATAGACTCAACTTTTGTGAGCAGGGCAACCTGTGTCAAGTTCCCTTGTATTTCTCTTAGAGGCGGCGGCGTCAGCCTTCCTTCTAACACACTGGCACCTTGTACAACGCCGACAGAGGCCGGCGCCACCTGA